In Anomalospiza imberbis isolate Cuckoo-Finch-1a 21T00152 chromosome 19, ASM3175350v1, whole genome shotgun sequence, a genomic segment contains:
- the MXRA7 gene encoding matrix-remodeling-associated protein 7 isoform X4 → MDLAVDLYLAVPLLFTVLALVLASVFLRLRGGGGERAAERPREPAAEPAREGGPGGEAAAAAPAAAKGPEDEGSRMPVEEVGVGNEGKEAVAEQREAAAEPGPAAEPSPAAAESIPRQPPAEPRQPPAEPRQPSEEPRQPGHREDAESKIPPLGASPGPSLGHTGQAEDTSGHEALSSHAEEEEVDSENEKLVVREPEDEDAADEKFSFKYSPGKLRGNQYKSMMSKEELEEEQRIELTSDLTSL, encoded by the exons ATGGACCTGGCCGTGGACCTGTACCTGGCCGTCCCGCTGCTCTTCACCGTGCTGGCCCTCGTCCTCGCCTCCGTCTTCCTGAGGCtgcggggaggcggcggcgagcgggcggcggagcggccccgggagcccgcGGCGGAGCCGGCTCGGGAGGGCGGCCCCGGGGGCgaagcggcggcagcggcaccgGCCGCGGCCAAGGGGCCGGAGGACGAGGGGAGCCGGATGCCGGTGGAGGAGGTCGGAGTGGGCAACGAGGGGAAGGAAGCGGTCGCAGAGcagcgggaggcggcggcggagccGGGCCCCGCGGCCGAGCCCAGCCCCGCGGCGGCCGAGAGCATCCCTAGACAGCCGCCCGCGGAGCCCCGGCAGCCGCCCGCGGAGCCCCGGCAGCCGTCCGAggagccccggcagcccgggcACCGGGAGGATGCGGAGAGCAAG ATCCCACCATTGGGTGCCTCGCCTGGACCCAGCCTTGGGCACACGGGACAAGCAGAGGACACAAGTGGCCACGAAGCACTTTCCAGCCATGCAGAG GAGGAAGAGGTGGACTCAGAAAACGAGAAGCTGGTGGTGAGAGAGCCggaggatgaggatg ctgcagacgagaagttttcttttaaatacagTCCTGGAAAGCTAAGGGGGAACCAGTACAAGTCAATGATGTCCAAAGAAGAACTAGAGGAAGAACAAAG GATTGAGCTGACCTCTGATCTCACATCTCTGTAG
- the MXRA7 gene encoding matrix-remodeling-associated protein 7 isoform X3, whose amino-acid sequence MDLAVDLYLAVPLLFTVLALVLASVFLRLRGGGGERAAERPREPAAEPAREGGPGGEAAAAAPAAAKGPEDEGSRMPVEEVGVGNEGKEAVAEQREAAAEPGPAAEPSPAAAESIPRQPPAEPRQPPAEPRQPSEEPRQPGHREDAESKIPPLGASPGPSLGHTGQAEDTSGHEALSSHAEEEEVDSENEKLVVREPEDEDAADEKFSFKYSPGKLRGNQYKSMMSKEELEEEQRPEDYMKLSLASS is encoded by the exons ATGGACCTGGCCGTGGACCTGTACCTGGCCGTCCCGCTGCTCTTCACCGTGCTGGCCCTCGTCCTCGCCTCCGTCTTCCTGAGGCtgcggggaggcggcggcgagcgggcggcggagcggccccgggagcccgcGGCGGAGCCGGCTCGGGAGGGCGGCCCCGGGGGCgaagcggcggcagcggcaccgGCCGCGGCCAAGGGGCCGGAGGACGAGGGGAGCCGGATGCCGGTGGAGGAGGTCGGAGTGGGCAACGAGGGGAAGGAAGCGGTCGCAGAGcagcgggaggcggcggcggagccGGGCCCCGCGGCCGAGCCCAGCCCCGCGGCGGCCGAGAGCATCCCTAGACAGCCGCCCGCGGAGCCCCGGCAGCCGCCCGCGGAGCCCCGGCAGCCGTCCGAggagccccggcagcccgggcACCGGGAGGATGCGGAGAGCAAG ATCCCACCATTGGGTGCCTCGCCTGGACCCAGCCTTGGGCACACGGGACAAGCAGAGGACACAAGTGGCCACGAAGCACTTTCCAGCCATGCAGAG GAGGAAGAGGTGGACTCAGAAAACGAGAAGCTGGTGGTGAGAGAGCCggaggatgaggatg ctgcagacgagaagttttcttttaaatacagTCCTGGAAAGCTAAGGGGGAACCAGTACAAGTCAATGATGTCCAAAGAAGAACTAGAGGAAGAACAAAG
- the MXRA7 gene encoding matrix-remodeling-associated protein 7 isoform X2 has product MDLAVDLYLAVPLLFTVLALVLASVFLRLRGGGGERAAERPREPAAEPAREGGPGGEAAAAAPAAAKGPEDEGSRMPVEEVGVGNEGKEAVAEQREAAAEPGPAAEPSPAAAESIPRQPPAEPRQPPAEPRQPSEEPRQPGHREDAESKIPPLGASPGPSLGHTGQAEDTSGHEALSSHAEEEEVDSENEKLVVREPEDEDAADEKFSFKYSPGKLRGNQYKSMMSKEELEEEQSFSLQASQVVQGGRAAARIELTSDLTSL; this is encoded by the exons ATGGACCTGGCCGTGGACCTGTACCTGGCCGTCCCGCTGCTCTTCACCGTGCTGGCCCTCGTCCTCGCCTCCGTCTTCCTGAGGCtgcggggaggcggcggcgagcgggcggcggagcggccccgggagcccgcGGCGGAGCCGGCTCGGGAGGGCGGCCCCGGGGGCgaagcggcggcagcggcaccgGCCGCGGCCAAGGGGCCGGAGGACGAGGGGAGCCGGATGCCGGTGGAGGAGGTCGGAGTGGGCAACGAGGGGAAGGAAGCGGTCGCAGAGcagcgggaggcggcggcggagccGGGCCCCGCGGCCGAGCCCAGCCCCGCGGCGGCCGAGAGCATCCCTAGACAGCCGCCCGCGGAGCCCCGGCAGCCGCCCGCGGAGCCCCGGCAGCCGTCCGAggagccccggcagcccgggcACCGGGAGGATGCGGAGAGCAAG ATCCCACCATTGGGTGCCTCGCCTGGACCCAGCCTTGGGCACACGGGACAAGCAGAGGACACAAGTGGCCACGAAGCACTTTCCAGCCATGCAGAG GAGGAAGAGGTGGACTCAGAAAACGAGAAGCTGGTGGTGAGAGAGCCggaggatgaggatg ctgcagacgagaagttttcttttaaatacagTCCTGGAAAGCTAAGGGGGAACCAGTACAAGTCAATGATGTCCAAAGAAGAACTAGAGGAAGAACAAAG CTTTTCATTGCAGGCCTCGCAGGTGGTGCAAGggggcagggctgctgccag GATTGAGCTGACCTCTGATCTCACATCTCTGTAG